The stretch of DNA GGATCAGACAGGAAATGAAAAATCTCTATCAAACTGCAATCAGGATGGCAAGCGTGTCTTCTACTGTTTCAACTATTTTAAAAGCCCGCTATCAAAAAGAAACAGAGATCATTCCGAATGGGGTGGATACGAAATTTTATTTTCCTTTAACAGAGGAGCCGAAGGAGGATGTATTGACTATTCTTCTTGTAGGAAACCCGTTTTTAAGGTTTAAAGGGTTTGATGTGGCTCTTAAGGCACTCCGACATGTAAGGGATTTGGGATATCAGTTTAAAGTAAAATGGGTCTGCCAGCATCACCCCGACATTGGGTATGTGCCATTCCCTATTGAATATGTGATTCATCCAAGCCAAGAGGAGCTGAGGAATCACTATCAAATGGCCCATATTTTTTTGTTCACTTCGATTTATGAAGGTTTTGGCATGCCGCCATTGGAAGCAATGTCATGCGGAATCCCTGTGATTACAACGAGGTGTGGGGGCGTCAATGAATATGCCGGCAGCGATAACAGCCTGCAAATAGAACCCGGAGATCACTTGGCTGCCTCTCAGGCAATTATTACTTTGTTAGAGAGTTCCGAAAGACGGAACGAGTTAAGGGAAAAAGGCAGGGAAACAGCTTTAAAGTTCAGTTTTGATAGGGTTATTGAAAAAATGGAACGGTTTATGTATGAGATAGATAATCAGAATGAGGTAAAAAGAGAACAGGGACGCATTTAAGGTCCCTGTTCTTTAATTTATATATTGGTATTGAGATAGACGGCATAAAGGGCGCTTTGAGTAATATTTGGACTGGAATAAAGGGAAATGGCATCGTTTCGGGCGACGGGATTCCCTCCAATATTTGAAGTCCACGTCACGGTTGCTGTAGTCAGCACGTATGGGGCATTGTTAGATACATATACAGGCTGTGCCCCGACGTCTGTCGGCCTGATAGAGAATATGATCGTTCCGGTAATGGATGCTGTTACAGTCAGTGTAATAGTTGAAATGATACTTCCGCCTAATGGGGCAGATAAATTGTTCGCTACATTCCTGCAGACTTGGAATATATAGCTTCCTGCAGCTAAGTTATTGATGTTGATAGAACTGGAAAAACCTACTACACTACCGGTGGTTCCCGTAACTACATAAGGGAGGACATTGGAAACGGCTCCTGGAGAACCGGCTATCCGTTGAAAACCAGTGTTAGTTCCTCCAAACATAATTGCCTTTGTAGAGCTGGTCGGTGTTGCTCCAGTCGGACCAGTAGCGCCGGTAGATCCAGTAGGCCCAGTAGGCCCAGTTGGACCCGTATTGCCAGTGGAGCCGGTACTGCCAGTAGCTCCAGTACTGCCGGTAGGTCCAGTAGGCCCGGTTGAACCGGTATTGCCAGTGGAGCCGGTGCTGCCAGTAGCTCCGGTACTGCCGGTAGGTCCAGTCGGTCCGGTTGAACCGGTATTGCCAGTGGAGCCAGTGTTGCCAGTAGCTCCGGTACTGCCGGTAGGTCCAGTAGGTCCGGTTGAACCGGTATTGCCAGTGGAGCCGGTGCTGCCAGTAGCTCCAGTACTGCCGGTAGGTCCAGTAGGTCCGGTTGAACCGGTATTGCCAGTGGAGCCGGTGCTGCCAGTAGCTCCGGTACTGCCGGTAGGTCCAGTAGGTCCGGTCGGCCCCGTATTGCCGGTGGAGCCGGTGCTGCCAGTGGCTCCGGTACTGCCGGTAGGTCCAGTCGGCCCTGTTGGACCCGTATTGCCAGTGGAGCCGGTGCTGCCAGTGGCTCCGGTACTGCCGGTAGGTCCAGTCGGTCCGGTTGAACCGGTATTGCCAGTGGAGCCGGTGCTGCCAGTAGCTCCGGTACTGCCGGTAGGTCCAGTAGGCCCGGTAGCCCCCGTATTGCCAGTGGAGCCAGTGTTGCCAGTAGCTCCGGTACTGCCGGTAGGTCCAGTAGGCCCGGTCGTCCCCGTATTGCCAGTGGAGCCGGTGTTGCCAGTAGCTCCAGTACTGCCGGTCGGTCCAGTTGGCCCTGTA from Falsibacillus pallidus encodes:
- a CDS encoding collagen-like triple helix repeat-containing protein yields the protein MVWKGNQYGKNYDFIKKYQEDLSNNHHPHHHNGCHLPPSCCPCCHKNFCICQTGAPGPTGPAGPMGPTGPTGETGPPGGATGNTGNTGPTGDPGPMGLAGPTGPTGPTGETGTTGNTGDPGPTGSTGATGDTGPTGNTGNTGPTGDSGPTGSTGATGDTGPTGNTGNTGPTGDPGPTGSTGATGDTGPTGNTGNTGPTGDPGPTGSTGATGDTGPTGNTGTTGPTGPTGSTGATGNTGSTGNTGSTGPTGPTGSTGATGSTGSTGNTGSTGPTGPTGATGNTGSTGATGGTGATGNTGPTGPTGSTGATGNTGSTGNTGTTGPTGPTGSTGATGNTGSTGNTGATGPTGPTGSTGATGSTGSTGNTGSTGPTGPTGSTGATGSTGSTGNTGPTGPTGPTGSTGATGSTGSTGNTGPTGPTGPTGSTGATGSTGSTGNTGSTGPTGPTGSTGATGSTGSTGNTGSTGPTGPTGSTGATGNTGSTGNTGSTGPTGPTGSTGATGSTGSTGNTGSTGPTGPTGSTGATGSTGSTGNTGPTGPTGPTGSTGATGPTGATPTSSTKAIMFGGTNTGFQRIAGSPGAVSNVLPYVVTGTTGSVVGFSSSININNLAAGSYIFQVCRNVANNLSAPLGGSIISTITLTVTASITGTIIFSIRPTDVGAQPVYVSNNAPYVLTTATVTWTSNIGGNPVARNDAISLYSSPNITQSALYAVYLNTNI